The genomic region agggagaagaagagagagagagagaaagaggaaagcaGAGACGAGAGAACGGATCGGATCGCGCCAGGATGAGCGTCGACGCGTACGGTCCCAGCAGCCAGACCCTTACGTTCCTCGACACCGAGGAGACCGACCTGATCGGCGCGGACACGCAGGGCAGCGAGTTTGACTTCACCGACTTCACCCTACCGTCACCAAGTCAGACCCAAGCATCGCAGCACGATGCGACCCAGACGCAGTCCAGTCAACCCATTCAGGTCAGTTCTACGTCACAGAGACGCACCGTGCACGCCCGTGTCACCCGTCGGTTTTTCCCGGCGAGGTGCCGGGGCGTTCCGAGGGGATCGCCCGGAGTTCAGCTTTAGCCACGCGGCCTAACCTCCAAGTCGCGCGTGCGGCGGTAAAGCAGAGCCGACGGCGCCCCCTCTCCGCCCCCGCACCCTTATCTCCCGCTCCCTGACCCCGGCGtcctttttttcccctctccctTCCATCCCCTTCCCATCCCTTCCTCCCTCCACGACAACAAAATTCTCCGTTTGGAATTGCCGTCGGATGTACACACGTCGTCGACGTGTGACCTTGATCGCCCGATGCTGGAGAAACACGGGACGGAGCCAACCCCTCGTCGCCCTCGCGCCAGCTGCGAGCGGCGAGGAGGTTAGGTGCGGCTTTCGGTCCTCGGAGCATTTGAAATTACGCAAGCCTCGCTTCCGCGATTCAGGATGTAGCAAGGATGAAGAGATCCGCGCGGTCGGGCCCTCTTGGCATTCCGGCGACGCGATAGAGATAAGAAAAACACTATGATGCATTTAACTCTGATAAACCAATTTCTCCGGCTTAAAATAAATCCGCGATAAAGAAAATATCTCGCGCTGCATAGCGATAAAGAGAAAGACGCTccaatttatcttttatagaaAGAATTAGTCTTTTCtcggattttatttttgtgcagAAGATCTGATTTCATTCTCCGCTCgcaacattgtttttaaataacatcCGCTTTATGAACTTTGGACTTTTTATCAGCGGACCTTACTGCAATTTTGATGTTGTTCCgaaatttttggtaatgtttccGTAAACGTGTTATCGTCTAGGTCAATGGAACGAATGGTAGCTCGTCGTTGGATTTGAAGATTTCTGGAGCAGCCCAGAGTCTTGCTGAGTTACAATttgaagaagaggaggaggaagctTATTACAATCGTGATTTGCCTGACCATGCATGTAAATACTGTGGTATCCATGAGGCATCCTGCGTGGTTATGTGCAACGTCTGCCGCAAGTGGTTCTGCAATGGACGTGGCAATACATCGGGATCGCATATTATTAATCATCTTGTTCGTGCTAAACATAAGGAAGTCACTTTACACAggtaaatttattatgttaatataaaaaagatgatACAGAAGCATTGGATATAGACAATTAACTTGAAACAAATATcttatttctttcaattatgaatttttttgttataaaaatttattacattgttgCAGAGATGGCCCTCTTGGTGAAACCGTTTTGGAATGTTATTCCTGTGCTACGAGAAATGTTTTTGTATTGGGTTTTATTCCCGCTAAAGCCGATTCCGTAGTCGTACTGCTCTGCCGCCAGCCATGCGCGGCACAGAGTTCTTTGAAGGATATGAATTGGTAAGAATGAATTACTTTCACATGTACAAAGAGACCAAGATATATGTGAATATTTCTATTTGTGAGTGTAAATACCATGTGAGTGTAAATATAcggttataaaatgtaatataaatgtatattacatgtaaatttattttaatgtttattcaGGGATCAAGAACAATGGAAGCCATTGATCGAAGATCGCAGCTTTTTGTCTTGGTTAGTAAAGTTCCCATCCGAACAAGAACAATTGAGAGCTAGACAGATTTCTGcgcaacaaattaataaattggagGAGTTGTGGCGGGACAACGTCGATGCTACTTTTCAAGATTTAGAAAAACCTGGAGTAGATGAGGAACCGCAGCAGGTTCTATTACGTTACGAGGATGGATATCAGTATCAAAATATCTTTGGCCCACTTGTAAAATTGGAAGCTGATTATGATAAACGTCTGAAAGAATCTCAAACTCAAGAGAATATCGAAGTACGATGGGACGTCGGATTGAACAAGAAGACTATCGCGTATTTTATGTTGGCCAAAACAGACGGAGATATGAAGTTGATGCACGGGGATGAATTGAGGCTCCGTTATCTGGGAGAACTTCATAAGCCTTGGTCTGGAATTGGACACGTGATTAAGATTCCCGACAATTACGGAGAGGAAGTAGGAATTGAGCTGAAAAATAATTCTGGAGCACCAACGGAATGCATTAGTAACTTTGTTGTTGATTTTATTTGGAAGAGCACAAGTTTTGATCGGTAAGATATCGATAAAAATATGTCGCAGTATGTcgatattttctatattattgtaattctaatatctttattttattatagaatgCAGTCCGCGCTACGCAAATTTGCAGTGGATGACTCGTCTGTATCGGGTTACATATATCACAGACTATTGGGACACGAAGTAGAAGAGGTTCTGTTCCGTTGTCATCTCCCTAAACATTTTAGCGCACCAAATCTACCTGATTTGAACAGATCACAGGTATATGCTGTGAAACATGCGATACAACGACCTTTATCCTTGATCCAAGGACCACCTGGAACAGGTAAAACTGTGACAAGCGCCACCATAGTTTATCAACTGGTGAAACAGAACGGTGGTCCGGTTCTTGTATGCGCTCCTTCAAACACCGCTGTCGATCAACTGACCGAGAAGATACATAAATCAAACTTGAAAGTTGTACGATTGTGTGCCAAATCGCGAGAGGCCATCGATTCGCCAGTGAGTTTCCTCGCGCtacataatcaaataaaaaacatgGAGACGAACACCGAATTGCAGAAATTGCAACAGCTGAAGGATGAGACGGGCGAATTGTCGAGCGTTGATGAGAAACGCTATAGACTTTTGAAGAAAGCGGCGGAGAAGGAGCTTCTCGAAGCGGCCGATGTAATTTGTTGCACTTGCGTCGGCGCCGGTGATCCAAGATTGCACAGATTAAAGTTCCATTCTATACTTATCGACGAGAGCATGCAGGCCACTGAGCCGGAGTGCATGGTACCAGTTGTTCTAGGAGCAAAGCAATTGATTCTCGTCGGAGATCACTGCCAATTAGGTCCGGTAGTGATGTGCAAGAAAGCTGCCAGAGCCGGTTTGTCTCAATCTCTGTTCGAGAGACTGGTAGTGCTGGGAATTAGACCATTCCGCTTGGAAGTACAATATCGTATGCATCCTGATCTTTCACGATTTCCATCGAATTTTTTCTACGAAGGTTCTCTGCAAAATGGCGTTTGCGCTGATGAAAGAAAATTACTGAAAATCGACTTTCCTTGGCCCGCACCAGACAAACCAATGTTTTTTTACGTCACTCAAGGTCAAGAGGAGATAGCTGGAAGTGGGACATCTTATTTGAATCGTACTGAGGCGTCTAATGTGGAAAAGATAACGACGCGGTTCTTACGTTGTGGCGTGAAACCAGAGCAGATTGGAGTGATAACCCCGTACGAAGGTCAACGGGCTTATCTCGTGCAATATATGCAGTACCAAGGTTCTCTACACTCAAAATTGTATCAAGAAATTGAAGTGGCGAGTGTGGATGCTTTTCAGGGACGAGAGAAggacataataataatgtcCTGTGTACGATCTAACGAACATCAAGGCATTGGATTCTTAAATGATCCCAGAAGATTGAACGTGGCATTGACTCGCGCAAAATATGGCATCATTATCGTAGGAAATCCCAAGGTACTCTCGAAGCAGCCACTCTGGAACCATCTGCTTAGCTTTTATAAGGAGCAAAAGGTTCTGGTTGAAGGACCGTTGAACAATCTAAAAGAGTCCATGATTCAATTCGCTAAGCCAAAGAAACTTGTAAACGCGGCCAATCCGGGATCGCATTTTATGTCCACGTCGATGTACGATGCGCGCGAAGCCCTGATCCCTGGATCAGTGTACGATCGTTCTGGCACACAGGTGAATGGCACGCAAAATCACAATCCGTATTACCAAAGAAACCACGTGCCACTCGACATTTTCAGTCGTACTCATGATACTATCAGCTATATCAGTCCGGAGCGGGCACAGGCGGCGATGAACAACATGCCTGTACCAGTTGGTATGTTCATGAATATGGCGCACGTGCCGCCACGTTTCTACAATCAGCATCAACAAGCATTACAGGCGCGTCAGAATCAGAGAAACCGGCGTGGCGCTGCTGCCTCGGCGAGAAACAAATCGGGCCCGCGTATGGGCAAACTGAGCCAGACCGAGCAAAACACACAACCGTATAGTCAACCAGGTCTGCCGTTGACACAAGGCACGACCCAGGGCATGTCCCAACCTGGTTTCAGTTTATCACAGCCTGGTCTCAGTCAGGCGGAACTCTCTCAGGACTCGTTCGCGGTCGGCGATTTCCAATCACAGATGGACGGTCTATTATCGCAGGATTCGACCTATCAGGGTGACCGAAGTGGCTTCTATCAGTCGGGCCAGTCGCAAGCCGGAGGACAGTTCTCGCAGCCCTACTGAGCCGAGACCTACCTACGGCTGAGCAACGCAATTGCCATGCCATGAAGGCTCGTTCGACCAATTCTTCTTCGACCAACAACCACAAATCACTAACTGCGCAAAACGGTACGACGGCTCGACGATCGAGTACGATATTATGCAGCATACACTCATGTCGTCGACATGAGGTAAAGGGAAATGAGAGGAGAATGAAGGTT from Solenopsis invicta isolate M01_SB chromosome 7, UNIL_Sinv_3.0, whole genome shotgun sequence harbors:
- the LOC105199267 gene encoding regulator of nonsense transcripts 1 homolog, which produces MSVDAYGPSSQTLTFLDTEETDLIGADTQGSEFDFTDFTLPSPSQTQASQHDATQTQSSQPIQVNGTNGSSSLDLKISGAAQSLAELQFEEEEEEAYYNRDLPDHACKYCGIHEASCVVMCNVCRKWFCNGRGNTSGSHIINHLVRAKHKEVTLHRDGPLGETVLECYSCATRNVFVLGFIPAKADSVVVLLCRQPCAAQSSLKDMNWDQEQWKPLIEDRSFLSWLVKFPSEQEQLRARQISAQQINKLEELWRDNVDATFQDLEKPGVDEEPQQVLLRYEDGYQYQNIFGPLVKLEADYDKRLKESQTQENIEVRWDVGLNKKTIAYFMLAKTDGDMKLMHGDELRLRYLGELHKPWSGIGHVIKIPDNYGEEVGIELKNNSGAPTECISNFVVDFIWKSTSFDRMQSALRKFAVDDSSVSGYIYHRLLGHEVEEVLFRCHLPKHFSAPNLPDLNRSQVYAVKHAIQRPLSLIQGPPGTGKTVTSATIVYQLVKQNGGPVLVCAPSNTAVDQLTEKIHKSNLKVVRLCAKSREAIDSPVSFLALHNQIKNMETNTELQKLQQLKDETGELSSVDEKRYRLLKKAAEKELLEAADVICCTCVGAGDPRLHRLKFHSILIDESMQATEPECMVPVVLGAKQLILVGDHCQLGPVVMCKKAARAGLSQSLFERLVVLGIRPFRLEVQYRMHPDLSRFPSNFFYEGSLQNGVCADERKLLKIDFPWPAPDKPMFFYVTQGQEEIAGSGTSYLNRTEASNVEKITTRFLRCGVKPEQIGVITPYEGQRAYLVQYMQYQGSLHSKLYQEIEVASVDAFQGREKDIIIMSCVRSNEHQGIGFLNDPRRLNVALTRAKYGIIIVGNPKVLSKQPLWNHLLSFYKEQKVLVEGPLNNLKESMIQFAKPKKLVNAANPGSHFMSTSMYDAREALIPGSVYDRSGTQVNGTQNHNPYYQRNHVPLDIFSRTHDTISYISPERAQAAMNNMPVPVGMFMNMAHVPPRFYNQHQQALQARQNQRNRRGAAASARNKSGPRMGKLSQTEQNTQPYSQPGLPLTQGTTQGMSQPGFSLSQPGLSQAELSQDSFAVGDFQSQMDGLLSQDSTYQGDRSGFYQSGQSQAGGQFSQPY